From Salvia splendens isolate huo1 chromosome 3, SspV2, whole genome shotgun sequence, a single genomic window includes:
- the LOC121797376 gene encoding 40S ribosomal protein S2-4-like has translation MAERGGDRGGFGRGFGGRGRGGDRGGRGRGRRPRREAEEEKWVPCTKLGRLVRDGKIKSLEQIYLHSLPIKEYQIIDLLVGPSLKDEVMKIMPVQKQTRAGQRTRFKAFVVVGDSNGHVGLGVKCSKEVATAIRGAIILAKLSVIPVRRGYWGNKIGKVHTVPCKVTGKCGSVTVRMVPAPRGSGIVAARVPKKVLQFAGIDDVFTSSRGSTKTLGNFVKATFDCLLKTYGFLTPDFWRETRFTKSPFQEYTDLLAKPTAKIVHVVDDVEA, from the exons ATGGCGGAAAGAGGCGGAGACAGGGGTGGTTTCGGGCGAGGATTCGGCGGTCGTGGACGCGGAGGAGACAGGGGGGGCCGAGGACGCGGTCGGCGCCCTCGCCGTGAGGCAGAGGAGGAGAAGTGGGTGCCGTGCACCAAATTGGGGCGATTGGTTCGCGACGGGAAGATCAAATCCCTGGAGCAGATCTACCTCCACTCCCTGCCAATCAAGGAGTACCAAATCATCGACCTCCTGGTGGGGCCATCGTTAAAGGACGAGGTGATGAAAATCATGCCTGTGCAGAAGCAGACGCGCGCCGGGCAGAGGACCAGGTTCAAGGCCTTCGTGGTGGTCGGGGATAGCAACGGCCACGTCGGATTGGGAGTCAAATGCTCGAAGGAGGTGGCCACCGCCATCCGCGGCGCCATTATTTTGGCGAAGCTGTCTGTGATTCCGGTGAGGAGAGGATACTGGGGGAATAAGATCGGGAAGGTCCACACCGTGCCCTGCAAGGTCACCGGGAAGTGTGGCTCCGTGACTGTGAGAATGGTGCCTGCTCCCCGTGGATCTGGTATTGTGGCTGCGCGTGTGCCGAAGAAGGTGCTCCAATTCGCTGGAATTGATGACGTGTTTACTTCTTCCCGTGGATCCACCAAAACCCTTGGAAACTTTGTCAAG GCAACTTTTGATTGTCTGCTGAAGACATATGGGTTCTTGACACCGGACTTCTGGAGGGAGACTAGATTCACCAAATCACCATTCCAAGAGTACACTGATCTTTTGGCTAAGCCCACAGCCAAGATTGTCCATGTTGTGGACGACGTTGAAGCTTGA